One genomic region from Candidatus Chlorobium masyuteum encodes:
- a CDS encoding SRPBCC family protein, producing MSFSVEINIERAFETPATTDKVFALLADVPRSASHFPKVDRFIDLGSNTFRWEMEKIGIGSYTLQQTIYACCYSADAVSRKIVWTSVAGVGNAKVEGEWAIRQKEDGTAIVLKTKGELMVDFPSFLQIIISPLVVMEFTSLIDQYLANLQKSFTVL from the coding sequence ATGTCATTTTCTGTCGAGATCAATATAGAGCGGGCGTTTGAAACTCCGGCTACAACCGATAAGGTGTTCGCTCTGCTTGCCGATGTTCCCCGTTCTGCCTCCCATTTTCCGAAAGTTGACCGGTTTATTGATCTTGGTTCCAATACCTTTCGCTGGGAGATGGAAAAGATCGGTATCGGCAGCTACACGCTGCAGCAGACCATCTATGCCTGTTGCTACTCTGCCGATGCGGTTTCACGGAAAATCGTATGGACTTCTGTTGCCGGAGTCGGCAATGCGAAGGTCGAAGGGGAGTGGGCAATACGGCAGAAAGAGGATGGAACCGCGATAGTGCTGAAAACAAAAGGTGAACTGATGGTTGATTTCCCCTCGTTTCTGCAGATCATCATCTCCCCTCTGGTGGTAATGGAGTTTACCTCCCTGATTGATCAGTATCTGGCTAACCTTCAGAAGAGCTTCACGGTATTATGA
- a CDS encoding HD domain-containing protein → MYDTTSVINSLLLDDLFSGYQEVLGEDYDAYRNHCLRVFNFCCALARKREVDLDKIAVAVFFHDLGIWTEKSFDYLPASQLLARSYLEKNGKGDWQSEIEAMIGEHHKLTRYKEHPEWLVELFRKADWIDMTGGLLRFRLKDDFVTDVLEAFPNAGFHRKLVQLAVERFKSHPFSPLPMMKL, encoded by the coding sequence ATGTATGATACAACGAGCGTTATAAATTCTCTTTTGCTTGACGATCTGTTTTCCGGTTATCAGGAGGTGCTGGGGGAGGATTACGATGCTTACCGGAACCACTGTCTGAGGGTTTTCAACTTCTGCTGTGCCCTTGCAAGGAAGCGGGAGGTTGACCTGGATAAAATTGCCGTTGCGGTCTTTTTTCATGATCTCGGCATCTGGACAGAGAAGAGTTTTGACTATCTGCCCGCTTCACAGCTTCTTGCCCGTAGCTATCTTGAAAAAAACGGTAAAGGCGATTGGCAGAGTGAAATAGAGGCCATGATCGGGGAGCATCACAAGCTGACCCGATACAAGGAGCATCCGGAGTGGCTGGTTGAACTGTTCCGGAAAGCGGACTGGATAGATATGACGGGCGGATTGCTCCGCTTCAGGCTGAAGGATGATTTTGTGACCGATGTGCTTGAGGCCTTCCCCAATGCCGGATTCCACAGAAAGCTTGTGCAGCTTGCCGTTGAACGATTCAAAAGCCATCCCTTCAGTCCGTTGCCGATGATGAAGCTTTAG
- a CDS encoding murein L,D-transpeptidase catalytic domain family protein, which yields MIRLISALLMMLMLLSPVKGDSLTNPFLKNFSSLSRSPDLRNRINPKLLSMALSGYYSLREQGKVSRDGILTVIDFNLPSVEERLFVIDVNEGRLLYSGLVAHGSGSGENYAQSFSNQPGSNQSSLGFYTTGNTYDGKNGYSLRLLGMEPGINDNAEMRSIVMHGADYVSYDYIRKHGRLGRSQGCPALSFEAFQQVINLIKGGSCMFIYQGGRDYALKSTVLNPDLALQESVFDPFS from the coding sequence ATGATTCGATTGATATCTGCGTTATTGATGATGCTTATGCTACTCTCTCCTGTGAAGGGAGACTCCCTGACAAATCCTTTCCTGAAAAACTTTTCATCGCTCTCCCGATCTCCTGACCTCCGGAACCGTATAAATCCAAAGCTGCTCAGTATGGCGCTTTCCGGTTATTATTCCCTCCGGGAGCAGGGAAAGGTATCCCGTGACGGTATTCTTACGGTGATAGATTTTAACCTTCCATCGGTCGAGGAAAGGCTTTTTGTTATTGATGTCAATGAGGGACGGCTGCTTTATTCCGGTCTGGTTGCGCATGGCAGCGGCAGCGGTGAAAACTATGCACAGAGTTTTTCCAATCAACCTGGTTCCAATCAAAGCAGTCTCGGTTTTTATACCACAGGAAATACCTATGACGGCAAGAATGGTTATTCTCTCAGGCTTCTTGGAATGGAGCCGGGGATTAACGATAATGCTGAAATGAGAAGTATTGTGATGCATGGTGCAGATTATGTCTCCTACGATTATATCAGGAAGCATGGCCGTCTTGGCAGAAGTCAGGGGTGTCCCGCGCTCTCTTTTGAGGCTTTTCAGCAGGTGATTAACCTGATAAAAGGCGGGAGCTGCATGTTTATCTATCAGGGTGGAAGGGACTATGCGCTCAAGTCAACCGTGCTCAATCCCGATCTTGCCCTTCAAGAGAGTGTTTTCGATCCATTTTCATAA
- the cqsA gene encoding alpha-hydroxyketone-type quorum-sensing autoinducer synthase, translating to MSRTGLPIPDFLDARLLAYEEASIKTRKNGKPLVLGKKPQPESIILQSNDYLSISSHPQVLQAQIARLEQGRHEMVMSAVFLHEDSDKSLFENAMAGFAGFEHAILCQSGWAANVGIMQTIADQNTPVYIDFFTHMSLWEGVKTSGAPFYTFMHNDAAHLENLVKQHGQGIIVVDALYSTTGDIAPLTEIIDIANRHNCLSLVDESHSLGTHGPRGAGLVASLGLTDRVHFITGSLAKAFAGRAGIILCSKRFADYYPYAAFPAIFSSALLPHEIAGLSATLNVIINSDDRRKKLHDNALFFLNGLESLGYFLASQSQIISLEPGSEPQMEILRDALEDRNVFGSVFCAPATPKNRTLMRFSLNSDMEINELQQVLDVCASIRDEVGMREWKSTKRKKT from the coding sequence ATGAGCAGGACAGGTTTGCCCATTCCCGATTTTCTTGATGCGCGACTGCTCGCCTATGAGGAAGCATCGATCAAAACACGCAAAAACGGAAAACCCCTCGTACTCGGCAAAAAACCGCAGCCGGAATCTATTATCCTCCAGAGTAATGATTATCTGAGCATTTCAAGCCACCCTCAAGTTTTACAGGCGCAGATAGCAAGACTCGAACAGGGACGCCATGAAATGGTCATGTCGGCGGTTTTTCTCCATGAGGACAGCGACAAATCACTCTTTGAAAATGCAATGGCCGGGTTTGCCGGGTTTGAACATGCAATTTTATGCCAATCCGGATGGGCGGCCAATGTAGGTATCATGCAGACCATTGCCGACCAGAATACTCCTGTCTATATAGATTTTTTCACCCATATGTCACTCTGGGAAGGGGTCAAAACATCCGGTGCCCCTTTTTACACCTTTATGCACAACGATGCCGCTCATCTTGAAAATCTGGTAAAACAGCATGGCCAGGGCATTATTGTTGTGGATGCTCTCTACAGTACAACCGGAGATATTGCCCCTCTTACCGAAATCATCGATATCGCCAATCGTCACAACTGTCTCTCCCTCGTTGATGAATCACACTCTCTGGGTACGCATGGGCCCAGGGGAGCCGGGTTGGTGGCCTCACTCGGCCTGACCGACAGGGTACATTTCATAACCGGGAGTCTTGCTAAAGCCTTCGCCGGCAGAGCAGGCATAATTCTCTGTTCAAAACGATTTGCCGACTATTACCCCTATGCAGCCTTTCCTGCAATTTTCAGCTCAGCTCTTCTCCCTCATGAAATAGCCGGTTTGTCTGCAACCCTCAACGTGATTATCAACAGTGACGACCGGAGAAAAAAACTGCATGATAATGCACTTTTTTTCTTAAACGGACTGGAGAGTCTTGGCTATTTTCTGGCCAGCCAGTCACAGATCATCTCACTTGAACCAGGAAGTGAACCCCAAATGGAAATATTGCGGGATGCGCTGGAAGATCGAAATGTATTCGGCTCCGTATTCTGTGCGCCTGCAACACCGAAAAACCGCACGCTCATGCGTTTTTCACTCAATAGCGACATGGAAATCAACGAACTGCAGCAGGTACTCGACGTCTGCGCATCAATAAGAGATGAGGTAGGTATGCGGGAATGGAAGTCAACCAAAAGGAAAAAAACCTGA
- a CDS encoding SIMPL domain-containing protein, whose translation MKKRLSIVAASLLVLHSVFPFSAHAEESQVVVSASGVVSVKPDMAEFIAEIKSDANSADRAAADTAEKYQAVQNALRRAGVASEDAVTAGFTVSPKWEWEPSTSKNILKGYTARHSIKVRVRALGSIGRVIDAVVQAGASEVQNIMFSSSRYDALRQEALASAVGNARREGEIMARAAGGRLGQLIEVSLGQPSYKERPYMEAVAMRAAPAPASTELAPADQEISVTINSRWRFITAPVR comes from the coding sequence ATGAAAAAGAGGCTGAGTATTGTTGCGGCAAGCCTGCTTGTTCTGCACTCTGTTTTTCCTTTTTCGGCTCATGCTGAAGAGAGTCAGGTTGTGGTATCGGCGTCAGGAGTGGTATCGGTAAAGCCGGATATGGCTGAGTTTATTGCGGAGATCAAGTCGGACGCAAACAGTGCAGACAGGGCTGCGGCCGATACTGCTGAAAAGTATCAGGCGGTTCAGAATGCGCTGCGAAGGGCCGGTGTTGCATCCGAGGATGCAGTGACGGCAGGTTTTACGGTTTCACCAAAGTGGGAGTGGGAGCCGTCAACTTCGAAAAACATCCTGAAAGGATACACGGCAAGGCACTCCATAAAGGTCAGGGTGCGTGCTCTGGGGAGCATCGGCAGGGTTATAGATGCTGTGGTGCAGGCCGGGGCCAGTGAGGTTCAGAATATTATGTTTTCATCAAGCCGTTATGATGCCCTTCGCCAGGAAGCACTTGCATCAGCTGTTGGCAATGCCCGCAGGGAGGGTGAAATTATGGCCCGTGCGGCAGGAGGACGTCTTGGGCAGTTGATCGAAGTCAGCTTAGGCCAGCCTTCATACAAGGAACGACCATATATGGAGGCGGTAGCCATGAGGGCAGCCCCGGCACCCGCAAGTACAGAATTGGCCCCTGCTGATCAGGAGATTTCGGTAACCATCAACTCACGCTGGCGTTTTATCACTGCTCCTGTCAGATGA
- a CDS encoding L,D-transpeptidase family protein — protein sequence MIGILLVWLAFSPVQPVPVRAPAPQKVTLQPQTQNTVIRQKSVVPEPVTEHIRSYLTRKTVQGAELSLVEGISFRNRLARFYAARGYRPVWIKRTMITELITAIESAADDGLDPADYHIRALRVFYNQPPQTPQQEANCDLLLSDAFLTLATHLRYGKVDPVSLDPNWNINDFHRSTALEYRLQNAVTAERIAAVLAELRPQHSEYLQLRKGLIRNRALAKDGGWPVVPDLTGLKEGVTDNRVLPLRKRLVVSGDMTVTVADTARIYDKRMVEAVKRFQKRNGMVADGVPGPATFRAMNLPVERRIEQIRINMERCRWFMNDLEPTYIMVNIAEFSLRYVEHGRNRWGTRVIVGQPYRETPVFKADMQYIVFNPRWVVPPTILSKDVLPAIRKNSAYLSRKKLNILDRNGAVVSPASVNWSQYTGANFPYRLQQTAGDHGALGRIKFMLPNRHTVYLHDTPTKDLFEKSSRTFSSGCIRVENPQELARLVLQDSLKWSRERIQAAINSGKTATVYLPKRIPVFILYLTAFAEGDEIVFLDDVYNRDSAVLKALDKPLPQL from the coding sequence ATGATTGGTATTCTTCTCGTCTGGCTTGCATTCAGTCCTGTTCAACCGGTTCCGGTAAGGGCGCCCGCACCTCAGAAGGTTACTCTTCAACCACAAACGCAGAATACTGTTATTCGGCAGAAGAGTGTAGTTCCTGAACCTGTCACAGAGCATATCCGCAGTTACTTGACCCGTAAAACAGTGCAGGGCGCAGAGCTCTCTCTGGTGGAAGGGATCTCGTTCCGGAACCGGCTGGCCCGATTCTATGCTGCACGGGGATACAGGCCTGTCTGGATAAAACGGACGATGATTACCGAGCTGATCACAGCCATAGAAAGTGCTGCCGATGATGGTCTTGATCCTGCGGATTACCACATCAGGGCGCTCAGGGTATTTTACAATCAGCCACCCCAGACGCCCCAGCAGGAGGCTAACTGCGACCTTCTTTTGAGCGATGCATTTCTCACACTTGCAACTCATCTCCGTTACGGCAAGGTTGATCCCGTCAGCCTTGATCCAAACTGGAATATCAATGATTTTCACAGAAGCACAGCCCTGGAGTACAGGCTTCAGAATGCTGTGACTGCTGAACGGATTGCCGCTGTTTTGGCGGAACTTCGTCCACAGCACTCCGAGTACCTTCAATTGAGAAAAGGGCTGATCCGGAATCGTGCTCTTGCCAAAGATGGCGGCTGGCCGGTTGTGCCCGATCTGACAGGTCTGAAAGAGGGTGTCACGGACAATCGAGTATTGCCGTTGCGCAAACGCCTTGTTGTTTCCGGTGACATGACGGTTACTGTCGCTGATACAGCAAGGATCTATGACAAAAGAATGGTTGAGGCAGTCAAGCGGTTTCAGAAGCGGAACGGAATGGTTGCGGATGGTGTGCCCGGGCCCGCAACCTTCAGGGCCATGAATCTGCCTGTCGAGCGTCGTATTGAACAGATCCGTATAAATATGGAGCGGTGCAGATGGTTTATGAACGACCTTGAACCGACCTATATAATGGTTAATATTGCGGAATTCTCCCTGCGTTATGTTGAACATGGTCGTAACCGCTGGGGAACCAGGGTCATTGTCGGGCAGCCCTATCGTGAAACGCCTGTCTTCAAGGCGGATATGCAGTATATTGTTTTTAATCCACGCTGGGTTGTACCTCCGACCATACTGTCGAAAGATGTGCTGCCGGCTATCCGCAAAAACAGTGCCTATCTCAGCAGGAAAAAGCTGAACATCCTTGACCGGAATGGTGCCGTTGTCAGTCCGGCATCGGTTAACTGGTCACAATACACAGGAGCAAATTTCCCGTACCGTTTGCAGCAGACTGCCGGAGATCACGGGGCATTGGGACGGATCAAGTTTATGCTCCCGAATCGCCATACGGTCTATCTGCATGATACTCCGACCAAGGATCTTTTTGAAAAGAGCAGCAGAACCTTCAGTTCCGGGTGCATCAGGGTTGAAAATCCCCAGGAACTCGCCAGGCTGGTTCTTCAGGACAGTCTGAAATGGAGCAGGGAGAGGATTCAGGCCGCAATCAATAGCGGTAAAACAGCAACGGTCTATTTGCCGAAACGGATTCCGGTGTTTATCCTCTATCTGACAGCTTTTGCCGAAGGTGATGAGATTGTTTTTCTTGATGATGTCTACAACAGAGATAGTGCTGTGCTGAAAGCTCTGGATAAACCCCTTCCCCAATTGTAA
- a CDS encoding response regulator, producing the protein MQILKNKAREIIEHAEPNLGVVGLFGFLGYPVYYLIWTYIFPQPYENLPLRIFCAFISIPWVLYRFIPKKLKDIFPVYFFISLFIVIPFFFSFMMLKNEFSVVWAMSTMAGLFLLTLLISDRILVSIMTGAGFMAAYVTVLTLDGRVSFTYFIPEYIPIFIFSIAGSIIASHKQQQAYKSKIALMKSLSGSIAHEMRNPLNAITNAIASVQNTLPVKPGVDAAAKSYYRLSHSGLINIHNIIEDSSHTLSSANKIIDSILTSLQGGEVVVDEFIRIKSENAIETALSRFPYNDVKEKKVISFEKCMNFDFLGDRDLFFFVIFNLLKNALYYKDRNNFHISITTDVTALSNIIRVKDNGPGIKAKNIEQIFESFYTSNKKGGNGLGLSFCRRVVDSFGGTIVCNSKEGEWTEFTITLPKYYSKTVREIKRNILRKKRILVTDDDSSNRLIISKYLSELHCQIDQAENGLQAVAMVSEKRYDLIFMDFEMPFLNGDRAVKLIRSAQNIDPSLALHYRDVPIVGITSLPMPEATERAERNGMNEVLAKPVSVATTKKIIEKYFFSDASPDRYESEITVSNKRILLVDDNETSRRIMRALLENYGYHIEQAFNGREALSLLEKEDFDLILMDVDMPVMDGIEATKAIRSGKNFFRFRAGKTIPIIAITGNNDEQSSRNLKEAGVDFHLCKPVFKDKLIATINVLLKNNIQEEKPMISNTHFESEQKGSDFWTTIQSEKILDSAIIDELREIGGDELIVTLFETFIDDAEKFTAGLDEAVGNQDLKQFDHLIHTLKGTSGSIGAHKMYLP; encoded by the coding sequence ATGCAGATACTTAAAAACAAAGCCAGAGAAATTATAGAGCATGCCGAGCCGAATCTCGGCGTTGTAGGCCTTTTCGGCTTTCTCGGATATCCGGTTTATTATCTCATTTGGACCTATATCTTTCCTCAACCTTACGAGAATCTGCCGCTGCGCATTTTCTGCGCCTTCATCAGCATCCCCTGGGTACTCTACCGGTTTATTCCCAAAAAGCTGAAAGATATTTTCCCCGTCTATTTTTTCATTTCGCTCTTTATTGTTATTCCTTTCTTTTTCAGCTTTATGATGCTGAAAAACGAATTCTCAGTGGTATGGGCAATGTCCACTATGGCCGGTTTATTCCTGCTGACACTGCTTATTTCAGACCGGATCCTGGTCAGCATCATGACCGGAGCAGGATTCATGGCTGCCTATGTCACGGTTCTGACGCTTGACGGCAGGGTCAGCTTCACCTACTTCATACCTGAGTACATTCCTATTTTCATCTTCTCCATTGCAGGAAGCATTATTGCCAGCCATAAGCAACAGCAGGCCTACAAGTCGAAAATTGCTCTCATGAAAAGCCTGAGCGGCAGTATCGCCCATGAGATGAGGAACCCGCTCAATGCCATTACCAATGCCATTGCTTCTGTACAAAACACACTGCCCGTAAAACCGGGTGTTGATGCCGCAGCTAAAAGCTACTACCGTTTGAGCCATTCCGGACTCATCAATATTCATAATATCATTGAGGATAGTTCGCACACGCTGAGCAGTGCAAACAAGATCATTGACTCCATCCTCACCAGCCTGCAGGGCGGAGAGGTGGTTGTTGATGAATTTATCCGGATCAAATCCGAAAACGCAATTGAAACCGCACTGAGCAGATTTCCTTACAATGATGTCAAAGAAAAAAAGGTAATCAGCTTCGAAAAATGCATGAACTTTGATTTTCTGGGAGATCGTGATCTCTTCTTCTTTGTCATCTTCAATCTGCTTAAAAATGCTCTTTACTATAAGGATAGAAATAACTTCCATATATCGATCACTACTGATGTAACCGCTTTGTCGAATATCATCAGGGTCAAAGACAATGGGCCGGGTATAAAAGCAAAAAATATTGAGCAGATTTTTGAGAGTTTTTATACGTCCAACAAAAAAGGAGGGAATGGCCTGGGTTTATCCTTCTGCAGAAGGGTGGTTGATTCGTTCGGAGGTACTATCGTCTGTAACTCAAAGGAGGGGGAGTGGACTGAATTCACCATAACTCTGCCAAAGTATTATTCCAAAACCGTTCGGGAGATTAAAAGAAACATCCTTCGTAAAAAAAGGATTCTTGTAACCGATGATGACAGCAGCAACCGCCTGATTATCTCAAAATATCTTTCGGAACTGCATTGTCAGATCGATCAGGCAGAAAACGGTCTCCAGGCAGTCGCGATGGTTTCAGAAAAACGGTATGACCTCATTTTTATGGATTTCGAAATGCCGTTTCTTAACGGAGATCGTGCTGTTAAACTTATCCGTTCGGCACAGAACATCGATCCGTCACTTGCTCTTCATTATCGTGACGTACCGATTGTCGGCATTACTTCTCTGCCGATGCCCGAGGCAACAGAAAGAGCCGAAAGAAACGGAATGAATGAAGTACTTGCAAAACCGGTGAGCGTTGCAACCACAAAAAAAATTATTGAAAAATACTTTTTTTCCGATGCCTCACCGGACAGGTATGAATCCGAAATAACCGTCAGCAACAAAAGAATTCTTCTGGTTGATGATAACGAGACAAGCCGAAGAATCATGAGGGCCCTGCTTGAAAACTATGGCTACCACATCGAGCAGGCATTCAATGGCAGGGAAGCCCTCTCGTTGCTTGAAAAAGAGGATTTCGATCTGATTCTCATGGATGTGGACATGCCGGTTATGGACGGTATTGAAGCAACAAAAGCCATCAGGAGCGGTAAAAATTTCTTCCGTTTTCGCGCCGGTAAAACCATACCGATTATTGCAATCACAGGAAATAACGATGAACAGAGCTCCCGAAATCTGAAGGAGGCCGGAGTAGATTTTCATCTCTGCAAACCGGTCTTCAAGGACAAGCTTATAGCAACCATTAACGTTTTACTGAAAAACAATATTCAGGAGGAGAAACCAATGATCAGTAATACACACTTTGAATCAGAACAGAAGGGTTCCGACTTCTGGACAACAATACAGAGTGAAAAAATTCTTGACAGTGCAATTATCGATGAGTTGAGAGAGATAGGCGGAGATGAATTAATCGTAACGCTTTTCGAAACCTTTATTGATGATGCAGAGAAATTCACTGCCGGTCTTGATGAAGCTGTAGGTAATCAGGACTTGAAACAGTTTGATCATCTCATTCATACTCTCAAAGGTACCTCAGGAAGTATCGGTGCCCATAAAATGTATCTGCCATAA